The Perca fluviatilis chromosome 3, GENO_Pfluv_1.0, whole genome shotgun sequence nucleotide sequence AAGTAACGATCCAAAAGGATGGGAAAATTGATACCACTGTAGGTAGATACACTACTAATTTGGTACACGGAATGCAAGATTGTCAAAAGCACAAGCGCTGCAGGTTGCTCACCACCCCTGATGCTGCAGTTGCAATGTTCACAAATTTTGTTTTGTACTTGCCTCACAACTTGTACAGACAGCCAAGCTTGTGGACCCAATCCAGGGCATCAGATGTCATTGATGATGCTGTACAAGCAGCATGGGTGACCAGATTTACCCAGTGTGCGCCACAGTGTACATACAAAGCCAGTGGCTGCATCTCCCTTATCCTGGCCTGTGCTCCCTTTTTGTTGCCTGACATGTTCTCTGCTCCATCATATGTTTGTCCACACAGACCAGACAGTGGAAGATTAAAGCGCAACAACACATCTGTGGAAACTTTTGATAGGTTTTCCCCAGTTGTGCTTGAGACTTGGTAAAACCTCAAGAAGACCTTGTGGGGGACCAAATTGTGGTCTACATACTTGACACATATGGCTTCCTGTTCAGTTCCTTCAAAGTCCTGTTTCCATCAATAATAATGGAATATTGGCGGAGAGGCAGCATGTGAATTGAGCTAATATTTTCCATAATTGTGCTGTTTGCAAATAGATTTAAAATTTCATTCTGGATTTTGGGGGATTTTTGTTGACAGCCATTTCTCTAAGCCAGGGTCATCTTCAGATCTTAATTTCAGTAACTGGTTTAAGTTACCCTCTTCAGCTCCCTGGCGTGCAAAGAGCTGGACAGAGCCCAGAATTTTCATAAGACACCGTCTGGATTCGTGTTGCTGTGCAGCTTTGGCCAAAAGATAAGTGGACAtctactgtttgttttttggtaGTGGGTAGTGACGGCAACTTTGTGTGCATTGCTTTGTACATGTTCTGCAAATTTTCCAGTTTCGGAAACCAGTTTCGACAAATGTTGGATCTGCATTCTTGGTCATATTGGATTTTTCATGCCCAAAAGCTtgagcacagaaaaaaacatagaaTTCCATTGACTCCTGAACTGTAGTGGAGCCAAGGAGATTCACGATACCACTTTTCTTGGAACCGCAGCGTTTTGTTGGTGAGCTGCTGCACTTCAGTGAGCTTTGAGTTATCATGGTTGGGTTCAGCTTCCTGCTTGCCGGCCTGCATGTCGCCGCTTCCGCCGGTCCCCTTAAGTCTCTCctatgaaatatgaaaatgtgCTAACCCGTTTCTGACATGAGACATAATTGAATTTACCTGACCCTTTACACAGAGCACATACCTGCAACTCTGAGCTGCTTCTCCCTGTCTCACCCTACCTGTCTTGAAACCTCTCCACCTCATCTggttataaaactgtgcgtaggatccttactaaaagtgtacgtacACCCAAAAGCCCATTATGGCGCACGCcccaaaaaagtcagatttataaaaccttgtgtacgcacacctgaaagcaatgttccctttataaatcagagattacctacaagcgtgcgtacgtggatcagcctcttatcccgccctgtacacgcccatttttaaccataaatagtcaatgcaaagcacctcgtgaatgctgataagTTATTACtatgttaatgacccttgctgttgttctttcgttacaccggatcatgccgaatcatgatgactggcggagaaaaaaaagaaaaacatctcaGACGCTCaggaattgctgccaattgaattataacAGTCCGAAGTTACATGTAATGTTACCTGGCAACAGTGTATGTTAAAGGgttacttcaccgatttagcagtaagctttgtatcagcagAAAAATGGTAGTATTTCCGAATGACCGTGCTtgcctccctcatgtccccctgagacaaGAGAtatctgtattgtgggtctggaaaaaatcttctgaTGACGGAAAacgacgatttttgcgtcatcggaagattttttgccccagaggcaatggactacagccagtagtaggagctacttccgcatgttttcaacccgcccatagggggttggactgtcgtcttTACCCGAAGCTTGCCGAAGCAAAatgagtgtcagccatcttgaagcttcgctaaCAGGCTCCgtcttttcagcagaaaacttttacaacaattatgtgcattgaAACTaccacacgtgtaccaccgggatgcGTTGGTACGGAtcagagaatatgcaggacactttattacagacagaatactagatacactacgcgagcttcgcctgctacggagaccagcacctcagcctgcggtCTCGCTCTATGCCGCTAGCCGGTAAGGGGACATCCTCAGCGGTGAAATGCGGAACGAGGGCTGGACTATGAGCTAGCTAGGTGGAAAACTAACGCtacctgttccatcaatcctgcttgcaattgtccgctcattagacaacaaactggactacatccaacttcaatgaaactcccaacgcgagttcagagactgctgtgtttttgttgttgtggaaacatggctgaacaacagtgtaccggactatccagctaccaggcctgctgctctgtcgccgggtaagactagtggaggtgggctgtgttaatacggactggtgcagaaatgggcTGCTTGtgtccaactaactgctaactgctggtggagtttgtgactgttagatgccgaccattctacattccacacaaattcacggctgtgtttatactcggtgtttacagcccaccaaacGATAATGCGATACATTTTCTGTAAAGGACCTTTCTGTTAATGAGGCAGTAAATTCTATTGCACACTTTTGCCTTGAAAAAGATGCGCAAGGAAAAATTAGATTGAAGCGGGACCATGCATATTCTTTGACAAAGAATTGGAATGTGCTTGTGACTTCTTTAAAAAATTTATCATTCCAGAGCTGCTAGCCAAGTATTTTTCTGCACCAAAACCAGCAGCATTTGCTGATCATAGTAAACAACAGTGGTGTTACTGCCTTGACCCAGAAGCAGGGAACATGTTGGTCTGTGCATCAGGTTTTTGTTCAGTTAAAAAGTTTCACCAAACCTGCCTTAGCATGAAAAGGGTCCCAAAACAGTCCCAGCTGCCGAAAAGTAATCAatgcccaaaaaagaaaaaaaccttaGTGAGGAGACTGTGAAATGTGTAAATAGTAGTAGCTGATACTATACTGTCTTATTTATGAATAAACTGTTGTTAAACCAAAATTGTTCTCTTCCCCATTTTTAGCATTAAGTATCTGTAGCAATTAGGGCTACACAATATATTGCAATTATCGAAATATTGCAAATGTATATATCGCAATATGCATATCGCAAAGGCTTGTAACTGGGGTCATGAACAAAAGATATAGAGAAAATCACTCACTGCTCATGGCTGAATAACCTATATATCTTTTAATAAGAATCAttatatatttaattcataCAGTGAAAACTATaagcagtgttttatttttaacgtttgattattcagtttttgttgttaaATAACCCTAATGTAGGATAACCTGAAACCCTAAACTTCATGGTTTACACTAATGTTTAAATAACACTTCTTATGCTACTGTAAAACACTGCAGCAAAAAGAATGTGAAACACATATGAATGTTAtataatgttaaatatatttgttaatatataatgataatttaagtttattttataCACTTTAAGCATTATCGTATCGCATATCGAATATCGCATTATTTAATGAGTTATCGCATATCGCACTTTTCTTcaatatcatgcagccctagtAGCAATCAAGGATATGAAACATGGGTAGGTCATTCATATCAAACACACCAGAACAAATATCTGCTTGGGTGGAACTCAGTTAGAATGGGTGGATGTGCAGCTTGATCTGTAAACAGAATGTTATCGCATCAGAATAGCGAGTGATCAAAATGATCAAAAGTAATGTCACAACAACGACGCAAGAAGGGAGAGTGAAAAAGGTTTATTTCCTGGTTGAGCACATCTGTAGCCAGTCACATCAGTTCAATTTACTGTACATCCCCATCACTGGAAGGGCACCAtcattttctctgtctttgtccGTGAAACTTATGGGGACAGTGCTTTGCAAGACTGTGTACTTTTGACGGAGAACCCCTATTACTCTTTCAATATGTATCCTAAGAGAGGCTAGACATCTGGTGTTCTCCAAGTCAACGGGATCTAACTGCTTCTTTCCACAAGTAAATGCTGGAATCTTTAATTCAGGTTGGCATCTCTGAATGGACTCTTTAACCAGGAAACCTCTGTCCGCTAAAACTACGTCCCCTGGGAGCAAATGAGATAAAAAGTTACTTTGTTCCGTGATGAACTTATCACTTGTGCGACCTCCCCATCCAGTGGAAATGAAACAAATGGAACCTTGAGGGCAAATTGCAATTAAATATTTCATTGTGTGGTGTGATTTGTATGATGAGTAACACTGAGCACTGGCTAGCAATCTACTGGGTTTCTCTAGAAATATTTCAAAACAATCTATAATGCAAACTGTCTTTTCAAAGCTACTGTTTCGAAATGCATATCGAAGAGATTTTCTTAAGTATTCTCTGTCAGGCCACAACACTAGACTTGGCACCAGTCTACAATGCATCACACTAATACAGTGTTTGAAGAGCTTTGAAACAATGGTTGAGTCAATGCCAAAATAAAAAGCCAAAAATTCAAAGGACAAGTTAATTCTAAGCTTCATTAAAGTTAATATGTACTGCTGAAAACCTGTTAAACAAGATTTAAGTTTGGGAAAAGGAGCCACAATATGAAAAATTGTCATGAGAATTGAAAATGTTGATAAACCAGTGAGAGTATTAACCCTTTTATCATTGTTATGCAAGCTCATCTCATTCAGTGTAGTCCTATTCATTTTTTCCTTCAACAAGATATTTTCAGTCCTCAGAGCTTGGCATTCTTGCTCAAGAGATTGGACGCatttaccacaggtttcagtgcTGCATGGTGGAGTTGCTGGATCATCCTCATGAAGAAAAGGCTGGACATCATTTCCAGGTTCTTCATGGGTAGATTCCTTCAAAGGCTCTGTGGTGGGAGTTTGGTCTGCAGTAGGATCCTTGTTGCTGTCTTGGGGACAATCGGTTGATGCTCTGGTGAAAACACAAAAGTAGTAGATTAAGAGTATATGTATACACAACTGATGacagtttgtcatttttttgtcaatCACTCTCTGTTTTATGCAGTATATACTAGCTTTCATTAGTAAgtaaattttatttgtatagcacagcTTGCAATAACTGGGGTCATGAacaaaagaaatagaaaattaCTACTCTTGGCTGAACAACTTTTGTAGCTTTAATAAGAATTAGTATTTGATTCATACAGTGAAAACTAagcatttttttacttttacatgtGATTATTCAGTTTCTGTTGTTTAAAAACCTAATGTAGGATAACCTAAAACACTGCTATTCACTTTCAGAAGTTGTAGGGATGTTTTCTTGTCACAAAAAGAATGTGAAACATGTATGTAGGTTAtatcattttaaatatatttgaaaCATAATTTAAGTTTATTACACACTTTAAGCATTATCATATCGCATATCGAATATCGCATTATTTAATCAGTTATCGCATATCGCTTTTTCTtcaatatcgtgcagccctaatatatattatatatagatagatagatattgacAATGACAGTGACAATCACATGCATAGTCAGTGGCTGCCAAATGCAAGTCGGTGTATGGTGATTTCAAACCAGTCACAGATGTTATGGTTTTTAGCTCATTGGGTGTTATTAAACCTACAATGATTGTGCgaaaacattttggtttataattttaaaaagtcCATGGAAGTGGAGTTGAACAGGTATCTTCTGTAGCTTTGCTTTCTGTCGTCTGTTGAAAACCTCCAGtctcatttttcttttcctcttctctgGAGATGGAACGTAGTTGAAAATAGATGGAACAAAGTCCGGACTCAAGGGATTATTACTCTTTCTCCctacaaaataaatagaaacatTTCAGTATCGAACTGGGTTTTGTTTACTACGTTAGCACTTGCTAGCTTACAAAACATGCCATTGTTAGCCCCACGAATTGCATGCTATAATTCAACTAGCTAGTATTAAACTGATCAGAAACCACAATTATAGCCTATTAAATAATGAAGATACTTATGTTAGTAAGCTTTGTATTCGGTAACTTACCTGATATGAAGTGATCGCTGCACAAGCGGAATCCCACGGCTGGGGGGTCCCATCTTTCAGTCTTGTTTTGCTGGCTCCTGGCTCTTTTTATGGCGCTGATCCACTTAGCTCGCCTCTCCGCATCTTTAGGAATGCGGTAAAATGACGTACCTTTCTTTTTCCGTCGTTTATTTGTGCAACCTGGTGCACAACAGTTATCGACCATGTTTAGCCGCCTTTACCACAACAGTCTGCCAATCTGCCGAAAACTGCCAAAATGGCGGTGCCCACGGTTTTCGGTCCCGTAACAACGTCATCCCCCGGAACTCTATAGGGCGTGTTAGTTGCATTCatgagttcctcaaagtgctccttccgcATCCCAATTActtcctcagttgaggtcaaaaGCATCcgatccttactgtacacagcttggatggtttcCCAGATCATGCAAATACTGGCAAAAGCTTTCAACGTGTTGTTTAAACGCTCTGAGcgataaaacaaaacacattcttTGTAGCATTACATCACATTACGACTTAAagcttaattaattaattttgtcCTGAAGAGATCCAACATATGGGAATATGTAGAACATGTAAAAGGATCCTTCTGTGGCTCCAAAAGTTACAATGACTAACAAGTTTGGGGTGCTGTGGGACTATTTCTACTTCTGCTTTGGAGTAATACAATGGAATTTGCTAAACTACTTGAATCTGTttgtatttccttttttaaagaatGTTGTCCTTCTCTTAGCTTAATCCACCACAGGGTCACTAGTGCAAAGGCCTCATATCTGGACTGTGTTGTATTGATAAGTGCAGCAGCTTTTCAAAGCATTTCCGTAGCGAGTCAACAGCTCTATCTTTCTGGGTTTCCTCTGTTTGGACAAGGTCAGGTGACAGGCTCTGCCAGATATTTGTGAatgaactttgtgtgtgtgtgtgtgtgtgtgtgtgtgtgtgtgtgtgtgtgtgtgtgtgtgtgtgtgtgtgtgtgtgtgtacgtgcctgcgtgcgtgcgtgcgtgcagacACGTGCATAGAAGGCCTTCCATTCATACATTCCTTCCTGCCACAGTAACCTGAGCTCGGGGGGAGGGGAGCaggctagagagagagagagagagagagagagagagacagagagagagagagggtggaacCTCTTTGACTATTTCTGTGGACAATACACATTTTTCTGACTTATCtaatgatttcttttttgtgaAATAGCTGATAAACAAATCAAACGAAAAGGGAAAATTACTGGGATGTGATCTGGTgacacacatagacattgcTTCATTTTAAGGGGACACAAGCCAGAAATGCTGAGAACCTTGCCATTAGTTTGTACTCCACAACCTTGAAGTACACGTCAAAGACACCTTTACTCCGATCTGGGAAATCAACTCTTGTCAACGAGTTCTGGATTATTCCTGACAGCCACAGACGATGAAGATCCAAACTTGGAGGTCATTCAGACTTAATTCAAACCATGGGGACATAATAATATGTTTGGAGTTGTAATGAAGAAGCAAAGCATACTCCTATCTTTTTCTTAATATTGTTATCAATGTTATTGGTTGAGTTTGTTGCACTTTCCTCTCTGACCATGCTATTCATTTTGGATTCAAGGTATTTTACTctaaatatttacaatacagtacagtactttcCAGTTGGGTTTCTTCAGCCTTtaatgcacatttttatttatgttgatTATAACAGTattatattctttatttttctcagtCCAAGCCCAGACTTTGACATCAGTAAAGAGGGTTTACAGCCATCTTCTTGTTTTATTTCTGCAGTGAATAATCAGGCTAAAAGTATACTAATACTTGACAAGCTCCTCTCCAACAATGACTCCAGTACTCTTTAATGTCCAGAAGAATCCTGACTGGGCTCTACAGCCCGTTGCACCAGCTGTGTGTAAGTTCTCTCTTAAGTTAGGGTGTAAAGTCCAAACTAAATGATACGTTGAAACTAGTTAGTTTGacactagtctcacattgccagaccttccgcCACAGCGCTGTCcacaggaaggtctggctagtccacacagcattcctgaatgggagaaaaacgtgctctggtttattggcatttctttaaaccaatcacaatcgtcatgggcggtgctaagtgcaGAGCAGAGCCCCGgtaccgctgcaaaatagtctcaggaaggaacttgttttgggtatatttaaaaatagttttagtcgtgcaacagaaaatacAATAGATAGTAATACAAatagtctagctaactgtctggatttaccctgcagagatctgaggagcagttaaccattatcctcataaatccaccggagtttaaaatgccaacacaaagaaagaggaaggcaacggacatccggccctaaagagtgacatccagtggaatttccggcagcactggagcaatctcggaagtggaatgacgtggatatagactagtttgACACTAAAGTTGTGTCGATGTTTGGTTGCACCACGGAGCCGTAAGCTTCATCTCAGTTACACTGGCATAAGTCCACATTAACCATCATTTTGTCGCAGAAAAGGACATTTTCACTTCCTGTGGCCAATCAGTAACAAGCACTATTCTTGATGCAGTGTTTATatgaattattatattattattaacgtGTTGTCTCTCTTGCAAATTGTCTTTTAACACTTAGCTCCGCAATAGTGAAGAAGCTAACAGCTAAAAATAGCAAATGTTGGTAACGTTAATCACCAAACAACCACAGAAAGGTACATCAACTCAGACAAAGCGTTATGATTAGGTGATAACTATACAACCCTGAcctgcagctaacgttagtgcaAAATAACAACAGTGACATTGAGTGATGAAATGTCAACTACAACATGGAGTAATATAACaatattaacattattattaacgttaaaacaaacatgattATAGCCTACACTGGCAAACTGTATTAATGTTAGTAGCTGTGGTTGCCGACACAGACAAAATCGCAAAATCATGCCCCAAGTAATCCCACCTTTCGAAACGATGCACCATGACAACCGATTTTACAGAGGACTTTACATCTACTAAGGGTGAGGTGTAAGATTTAAATTTTACTAATGCCTAAATTAGAACTATTTCAGCTGGTGCAACCCTCAAAATGTTAGTAGCACGTAAACTCCGACCCAAGTTAGAATTTTGTTTAAACTAGTCTACGTTTGAATTTACACATAGCTGCTGCAAACTAGTGctagacagaaagagaaagtcCAGGCGGAGTGGGAGTGCATGactatttccttctttctatCACTATTCCTTCTCTTGTGCTGTACTATAGAGACTGCTGGGGCGGCAAgacaacacagaaacacacacactcccctccCTGTGTCTGGTTGGAGCCCTCCTCCGTCCTGTGACCTGCAGGCATTTAACCTCTGACCTGCAGGGCCAATATTAACTCTTGTGTGATTGTTCCCGGGCAGCCGACTTCCCCTGGCCCAGGCCCTGAGAACATTCCTGGGCTCTGTAGCTAGGAGAGCCTCGCTGTCACACTGCTGACCTCCTCTATGGCCAGGGTTACCCTtgatcttacacacacacacacacacacacacacacacacacacacacacacacacacacacacatatatacactcaGCAGGCCCTTCATCCCCACCCCCCCAGCCGGAGTCCTCTGGGGGCTGCTGGTCTGTCTCGGAGCTGAAGGCCACCCAGTCCGCCTACTAGCTCCCACACATTCATCAATAACTGCTGCTATCGGTGGCTGGATGGATGCTTGAGATGTTCTGTGAGAAGATCagtcagtgtgtttacatggccATTAGAAGCCCAGTTTGGAgtcttctcctggtttggaATTTATTCGGGATATGACATTGACATGGAACATGAACTACCTTGTTATTCCTCTCCCTGTAAACATGATCACAACAGTATCCAGGGTTCTTATCATGTGCATACAGGTGTGTCTTAATTCCTTGTAATCGCAACATCAATTATTTCTTTAACAACAGAGAAGGTTCAGAAACCTGATCAGGTGTTCACATGTCAACATTTTGGAGTTTCTTTCCAAGTACTCCAaagaggaggagcgactaggtcgagccaggatgAAGTCATTCAGATAAATGCACGTTCATGGCTTTCTTCAACAGaccacagatttactgatgcttagtgatggccaaatgaagctttgtgaagcattttctttattttctgagcccactgttcaacaaagggttgagaATATACTGAATTGCAATGCCTTAGGCCTTTCTCTTAAAacaagagcgccatctagtgggctcagaaaataaagaaaatgcttcacgaagcttcatttggccatcgcTACTGATGATGAAATCGAGAAGATGCGTTCCGCCTATACTttacacagagtgagcagcagctacTAAGCTTACGAGGAAGTAAAGaatatgtaaaaaagaaaacacatcctCTGTTATAAAGcaagaaaaagcgtggcagacaaTAGCAGGCCGACTGAATGATAgcctaaaaatgtatcattaCTAACCACTGctcttaaaagtgagcagaagacgACCGTGCTAGAATATGACCATATCATgctcatgctctctctctctctctctctctctctctatatatatatatatatatatatatatatatatatatatatatatacatatataaatatatatatgtacccactccgacattgacgtctaattgttttaaaacgtcccaccactccgacaatttttgtttccattagggttagggttagcagcATGTCGGAGTGGTGGCATTTGGCGACTGGGCAGCATgtaacctctatatatatatatatatatatatatgctataatATACATTTCTTGAGTACAATATTATATTCTCctaatttttaaattaaaacgtAAAACTGTGTAAATGAACTCTTTGGATGGTATAATAAGAATTTAAGAATTACGAGCAGTGCTTAGTAATTTTATATGTTTAGACAATCATTCAGTCGATCCGCTAATTAATGTCTGCCACACTTTTTCTCACAGTTGAAAAGCGTAATGgtattttttcaacctggaccctattgcATGCATTTGAGCCTAATAGACTGATGTGAACATCGCAGTGAACCtagctgcaatgtaacctaaTGGGGCAACTGTGCACACTTCAtttttgtccactaaaagtgatttttttttgcctgacaggctcagattgttttGAAGTTCACctagtagagtgtgcgccccatgtagctgagtcctttgcagcggcccatgtttgaatctgacctgcggccctttgctgcgtgtcatcccatctctctcccctttttccTGTcaatccactgtcactatctaatcaagtaaaaagccccaaaaaattaaaaaatgtctgacaacattatcaaTCTTACAAGGTAACTTGATGTTCGAAGAGAGTGGTGAACAGAGGAATGATATATTtgtgttatctaaaagatttgTTAGTGCTATGGCATCATATTTAAATAGACTGAATACaaacgaattacagtgctttccTTTTGGtggctatatgtacgaatggttcatgagaacaggctaaTTTTGTTCCgtgaactgggactataatttggaaGGATGGTACAATTATGAAACCAAATAACTATACATGCCAAATAAAATATGTTACACTTTTCTTGTTTCGGGCTCCAAGACCGGCCGGGAAGCAGCTGGTGAGACGTTCCATCCAGGGCTGATTTTCTTTTGGGGGGTAACACCCCGATACCGACAGTATTAACAAAAGATGAAGCAACCATGTCTTGAGAAGCTTCTTGTTTATTGTTAACCgttaactcactttacatcatctttgGGATCTCTTTTTTCGCTCGTTTTTCCTCACAGACACACGTACGCTTCTCAGTCTAGCAATGATCTTTAtattgtgcaaatgattagtagcctaacttAAATGTTATTaggtttcagttcagagcagtggtcagttaatgtatttttttagggcccgagcgccgacagcggcgaaggccctattgaaactgaaggaattattattctttctttctattctttctttctttctttctttctttctttctttctttcttccgtcaaatgaattggctttttgagggccttaacatattcaaaaactcaccaaatttggcggtcgcatcaagtctggtgaaaatttatgtattttaagggtttcgggaataggcgcacaaaaatggctcgctagcgccccctagaaagttaagaaaattgagcccctgcagtgcgtttaacgtagactcacgaaacttggtaaacATATGTACCATGTCacgatgtacaaaaaacgtcattagagccataccctaaacccaacaggaagtccgccattttgatctcaaagttcgaaattagtgcgattttggccatttccacatgtcgtactttaacgaactcctcctagagatttcatccgatcaacttcaaactcggtctgtgccatcttaagatgttaaagatgaaaagttgttaaaagaaaaacttttcgtcatagggcgtggccgtggcggggcggccattttgtgcgtttcgccgccgaaacaggaagtgggtgtaactcgagcgtacgttgtccgattacctcgaaacttttcaggattcataagagtccaaccctgaggacaaataaaggccgatatttacttaaagtcatagcgccccctagtgtcaacaggaagtaggcctaaaagtcaaggtgctatactttaacaaactcctcctagagatttcatccgatggacttcaaacttggtctgtaccatcccaacaccttaatgatgaaaagttattaaaagaaaacctttcgtcagacggtgtgggcgtggcatggcggccattttgagtgtttagcgatgaacaaagaagttgttgtaacttgagtgtacgttgttgtatctgcccgaaatttctcacgattgacaagggtgcaggcctgaggacacctacaggccaaaattgacttttggtcatagtgccccccgctggcaacatgaaatgtgccttatatgacaaacatcatccgatttgcatgaaactcagaatgtgtggtctacgtgtgatactgagccggcccctataatatgaccacgcccacttactcaggccacgccccctttcataacatttgaaccgttaaaggtagagtcttgtgtgaggtgtcattgaactcagcagagagttccttctttattggtgatggtttggcccgccccctatgcataagccacgccccctctcataacatttgaaccgtttaaggtatacccttgtgtgaggtatcattgaactcagcagatacttccttcttcattggtgagggtttggcccgccccctatgttaaagccacgcccccttttattactaatggcccgattgatgtaaaca carries:
- the LOC120555959 gene encoding uncharacterized protein LOC120555959; this translates as MVDNCCAPGCTNKRRKKKGTSFYRIPKDAERRAKWISAIKRARSQQNKTERWDPPAVGFRLCSDHFISGRKSNNPLSPDFVPSIFNYVPSPEKRKRKMRLEVFNRRQKAKLQKIPVQLHFHGLFKIINQNVFAQSLASTDCPQDSNKDPTADQTPTTEPLKESTHEEPGNDVQPFLHEDDPATPPCSTETCVIISKPFRVSSWPHHLVPSSRFTAPSCLHSCFQSSPLLLLCSPDSSASSSFPSASAPPRSPRSLAILLSPRVPLHPIPNLRVPRHFILNLLIPRHPTRVPHHPIPVSVSSLLSLLSASPHLLPQLLLLLLLFK